From Streptomyces sp. TLI_053, a single genomic window includes:
- a CDS encoding TetR/AcrR family transcriptional regulator, with product MADARPRRPARPREEVFATARAAIAEHGLAKLTMAGLGKKLQMSAGHLLYYFGSKDQLLLETLRWSEEQLGARRREMLADAARDVRGRLDEYTALYLPEGPGDPRWILWVEVWGRSPASEELRQGQLEIEGPWQADLVALIEEGTAAGRFGPGDATERAVQIRALLDGLAVPIALGLTGARRSRALHLAGSACGTLLAAAPA from the coding sequence ATGGCCGACGCCCGCCCGCGCCGACCGGCCCGCCCGCGCGAGGAGGTCTTCGCCACCGCCCGCGCCGCGATCGCCGAGCACGGGCTCGCCAAGCTCACCATGGCCGGCCTCGGCAAGAAGCTCCAGATGAGTGCGGGCCACCTGCTCTACTACTTCGGCAGCAAGGACCAGCTGCTGCTGGAGACCCTCCGCTGGAGCGAGGAGCAGCTCGGCGCCCGCCGCCGGGAGATGCTCGCCGACGCCGCCCGCGACGTCCGGGGGCGGCTGGACGAGTACACCGCGCTCTACCTGCCGGAGGGCCCCGGGGACCCGCGCTGGATCCTCTGGGTCGAGGTGTGGGGCCGTTCCCCCGCCAGCGAGGAGCTGCGGCAGGGGCAGCTGGAGATCGAGGGCCCCTGGCAGGCCGACCTGGTCGCCCTGATCGAGGAGGGCACCGCCGCCGGCCGCTTCGGCCCCGGCGACGCCACCGAACGCGCCGTCCAGATCCGCGCCCTGCTGGACGGCCTCGCCGTCCCGATCGCCCTCGGCCTCACCGGTGCCCGCCGGAGCCGGGCGCTCCACCTCGCCGGGTCCGCCTGCGGCACCCTGCTGGCCGCCGCACCCGCCTGA
- the cyaB gene encoding class IV adenylate cyclase, whose product MAIEAELKAVVRDPETLLRLLEDQYGAGRAEVYRDTYYDAPDGSLMGADRELRIRTVHSPQDTRTVLTYKGARVDEASGSKPEAETRVEDAEAAHEIVRALGFVPRIAFEKRCRNYDFQHDGRRLLATLVHVPEIDGTFIELETVAATEADLGPALIVVRSVLAELGVHGEDLTTEQYTDAVAASRPVPPQ is encoded by the coding sequence GTGGCGATCGAGGCAGAGCTCAAGGCCGTGGTCCGCGATCCGGAAACACTCCTGCGACTGCTGGAGGACCAGTACGGGGCCGGCCGCGCCGAGGTGTACCGCGACACCTACTACGACGCCCCCGACGGTTCACTGATGGGGGCGGACAGGGAACTGCGGATCCGCACCGTTCACAGCCCGCAGGACACCCGGACCGTCCTGACCTACAAGGGGGCCCGTGTCGATGAGGCATCCGGGTCGAAGCCCGAGGCGGAGACCCGCGTCGAGGATGCCGAGGCCGCGCACGAGATCGTCCGCGCGCTCGGGTTCGTCCCCCGGATCGCCTTCGAGAAGCGCTGCCGCAACTACGACTTCCAGCACGACGGCCGGCGGCTCCTCGCCACCCTGGTTCACGTCCCCGAGATCGACGGCACCTTCATCGAGCTGGAGACCGTCGCGGCCACCGAGGCCGACCTTGGACCAGCTCTCATTGTCGTACGATCCGTCCTTGCCGAGCTCGGCGTCCACGGGGAGGACCTGACGACCGAGCAGTACACCGATGCCGTCGCGGCCTCCCGGCCGGTTCCGCCGCAGTAA
- a CDS encoding helix-turn-helix transcriptional regulator, with product MVTALEPIRLPDSAWQNSEIRGALSGRDIAATFRWVQHHSGASQARIAAQVGMTQSRVNEIMNRRREVTRLDVFERIADGLNMPADARRMLGLAPQRESRTPGAAFDLAAFPEIVRVHSDQASAAAEIQRAARSASELDILAVRGLGLLALRDSLLRPHLDRDGDDPPRLRVLLLAPDSPALARRAAEIGESPESLASGVRLAEARLRELAELGRVEVYRYRTLPVWRVIRLDKTLYVSAFDTDREGHESPTYKVLATPYGPLYRGWRRTFDAMVDDAERVI from the coding sequence GTGGTGACCGCGCTCGAACCGATCCGACTTCCTGACTCCGCGTGGCAGAACTCGGAGATCCGCGGCGCCCTGAGCGGCCGCGACATCGCTGCCACCTTCCGATGGGTCCAACACCACAGCGGCGCCAGCCAGGCCCGAATTGCCGCGCAGGTCGGCATGACCCAGAGCCGGGTCAACGAGATCATGAACAGGAGACGGGAAGTCACCCGCCTCGACGTCTTCGAACGAATCGCGGACGGGCTGAACATGCCGGCCGACGCTCGACGGATGCTCGGCCTCGCCCCGCAGCGGGAGAGTCGAACTCCCGGCGCGGCATTCGACCTTGCGGCGTTCCCGGAGATCGTTCGCGTCCACTCCGACCAGGCGTCGGCAGCGGCTGAGATCCAGCGCGCGGCCCGCTCGGCATCGGAACTCGACATCCTCGCCGTCCGGGGTCTCGGACTACTCGCGCTCCGGGACTCCCTGCTCCGCCCGCACCTCGACCGTGACGGTGACGACCCACCCCGCCTTCGGGTCCTCCTCCTCGCCCCGGACTCACCCGCGCTGGCCCGTCGGGCCGCTGAGATCGGCGAGTCGCCCGAGTCCCTGGCCAGCGGTGTACGCCTCGCCGAGGCCCGTCTGCGTGAGCTCGCGGAGCTCGGCCGCGTCGAGGTGTACCGCTACCGCACCCTGCCCGTATGGCGGGTGATCCGTCTCGACAAGACCCTCTACGTCAGCGCGTTCGACACGGATCGGGAAGGCCACGAGTCGCCGACCTATAAGGTGCTGGCCACCCCCTACGGACCGCTGTACCGGGGATGGCGGAGGACGTTCGACGCCATGGTGGACGACGCGGAGCGCGTGATCTGA